The following are encoded in a window of Roseimaritima ulvae genomic DNA:
- a CDS encoding sigma-54-dependent transcriptional regulator — translation MLNVAMDEPFHILIVDDEPNIRAGLAKGLAKEADAIETAASVNEALDKMQAGNFQLVIADVRLPGDRNGLDLVSLVRQHKPDTTVIVLTAHGTVQTAVDAMRRGAFDFIAKPVDLNLIRQQVGKAVAHHRLQTENRQLKDRLAEAGEISGIVGNCRSLQEVLAQIRQVADTDATVLIQGESGTGKELIARAIHDLSDRNQGPFVAVNLGALPETLLESELFGHEKGAFTGASRQKPGCFEQSIQGTLFLDEITEIPAKSQVDLLRVLETGQFTRVGGEESQLSDARIVSATNRDIRRLVADGGFREDLYYRLNIVPIKVPPLRQRREDIPLLVNHFLNHFCQRHRRPEKQVQEDAMQLLSAANWPGNIRQLRNVMERLVVTVADDTITASALPAEVVASPAAASTTIQTLADVTEAAETQAIQAALAANDFHREQTAHALGVSVRTLHYKMNRYGLH, via the coding sequence ATGCTGAACGTCGCGATGGACGAACCATTTCATATTCTGATTGTTGATGACGAGCCCAACATCCGCGCCGGTTTGGCGAAGGGGCTGGCAAAAGAAGCCGACGCCATCGAAACGGCCGCCAGCGTCAACGAAGCGCTCGACAAGATGCAGGCCGGAAATTTCCAGCTGGTGATCGCGGATGTGCGTTTGCCAGGCGACCGCAACGGCTTGGATTTGGTCAGCCTGGTCCGCCAACACAAACCCGATACCACCGTGATCGTGTTGACCGCTCACGGCACGGTGCAGACGGCGGTCGATGCGATGCGTCGCGGCGCATTCGACTTTATCGCCAAACCTGTGGACTTGAACCTGATTCGTCAGCAGGTCGGCAAGGCGGTGGCGCATCATCGTCTGCAGACCGAAAACCGGCAGCTCAAAGACCGTCTGGCGGAAGCCGGTGAGATCTCCGGTATCGTGGGCAATTGCCGATCGCTGCAAGAGGTGCTCGCTCAGATTCGGCAGGTTGCCGATACCGATGCCACGGTTTTGATTCAGGGGGAAAGCGGCACGGGCAAGGAACTGATCGCTCGCGCCATTCACGACTTAAGCGATCGCAATCAAGGGCCCTTCGTGGCGGTCAACCTGGGGGCGTTGCCGGAAACGCTGCTGGAAAGCGAATTGTTTGGCCATGAAAAAGGCGCCTTCACCGGGGCCTCGCGGCAAAAGCCCGGTTGCTTCGAACAATCGATTCAGGGAACCTTGTTCCTGGATGAAATCACCGAGATCCCGGCCAAGAGCCAGGTGGATCTGCTGCGTGTTTTAGAGACGGGACAGTTTACGCGTGTGGGCGGAGAGGAATCGCAGTTGTCTGATGCTCGCATCGTGTCGGCCACCAACCGTGACATTCGGCGATTGGTTGCCGATGGCGGATTTCGCGAGGACCTGTACTATCGGCTGAATATCGTGCCGATCAAAGTTCCGCCACTGCGGCAGCGGCGAGAAGATATTCCGCTGTTGGTGAATCATTTCCTAAATCATTTTTGTCAGCGACACCGGCGCCCGGAGAAACAGGTTCAGGAAGACGCGATGCAGTTGCTGAGCGCTGCCAACTGGCCCGGCAATATCCGCCAGTTGCGAAACGTCATGGAGCGATTGGTGGTGACGGTGGCCGACGATACGATCACGGCATCCGCCCTGCCTGCGGAAGTGGTGGCCAGCCCCGCCGCCGCATCCACCACGATCCAAACGCTGGCCGACGTTACCGAAGCGGCGGAAACACAAGCCATCCAAGCCGCTTTGGCCGCTAACGATTTTCATCGCGAACAAACGGCGCACGCGCTGGGCGTCAGTGTCCGCACGCTGCACTACAAGATGAACCGCTACGGGTTGCACTAG
- a CDS encoding c-type heme family protein, producing MKPLRSVHQLIVAFTFCLVLTGGGALRAEEPETDAAAKVAPPTTMLEARSRALLLFEMVHGTLQVVHRDFFEEDDALAIPSASLEDVFHELSVSFDVNFKWLIVNADALNVDHQPADAFEKRAAEALAEGKPMLETNENGRYRFAGPIRLPSQCLKCHVKRRTSNTDRTAGLLISMPLQAAAAEKETAP from the coding sequence ATGAAACCGCTCCGCAGCGTCCATCAGCTTATTGTCGCGTTTACGTTTTGCCTGGTTCTAACTGGTGGCGGAGCGTTACGGGCAGAAGAACCGGAGACGGATGCGGCGGCCAAGGTGGCTCCGCCGACCACGATGCTCGAAGCTCGTTCGCGGGCGCTGTTGCTGTTCGAAATGGTGCACGGCACGCTGCAGGTGGTCCATCGCGACTTTTTTGAAGAAGACGATGCCCTGGCGATCCCTTCGGCATCGTTGGAAGATGTGTTCCATGAATTGTCGGTCAGCTTCGACGTGAACTTCAAGTGGTTGATCGTCAATGCGGACGCGTTGAACGTCGACCATCAACCGGCCGACGCGTTTGAAAAGCGAGCTGCCGAGGCTTTGGCGGAAGGCAAACCGATGCTCGAGACCAATGAGAACGGCAGGTATCGCTTTGCCGGTCCGATCCGCTTGCCCTCGCAATGTCTGAAGTGCCATGTCAAACGACGCACGAGCAACACCGATCGCACGGCCGGTCTGTTGATCTCGATGCCGCTGCAAGCCGCCGCGGCGGAGAAGGAAACCGCGCCGTAA
- a CDS encoding thioredoxin family protein, with product MKSQTQFYHAGCPVCTSAEKFVAQSLDPARFDVEIVHLGEQGQRIGEAEQRGVQSVPALVLDGQVFHINHGADLSALA from the coding sequence ATGAAATCCCAAACGCAGTTTTACCATGCAGGTTGCCCGGTTTGCACCAGTGCCGAAAAATTCGTCGCCCAGTCGCTCGATCCGGCCCGCTTTGATGTCGAGATCGTGCATTTGGGCGAACAGGGGCAGCGAATCGGTGAAGCCGAGCAGCGCGGCGTCCAGTCGGTGCCCGCGCTGGTGCTGGACGGCCAGGTGTTCCACATCAACCACGGCGCCGACCTCTCGGCGCTAGCGTAG
- a CDS encoding winged helix-turn-helix transcriptional regulator: protein MSRELQPPDVAFILQNVLGCKWTLHILAEVRRGVNRPGQLVRSADGLTTKVLNERLTKLVRFELLEKTSYPEVPPRVEYQLTAFGNRFSSLLDEIDRLQAEL from the coding sequence TTGTCGCGTGAACTGCAACCGCCGGACGTGGCGTTTATTTTGCAAAACGTATTGGGTTGCAAATGGACGCTGCATATCCTGGCCGAGGTCCGGCGGGGTGTGAATCGTCCAGGCCAGTTGGTCCGTTCGGCGGACGGCTTGACCACCAAGGTTCTCAATGAGCGGCTGACGAAACTCGTTCGCTTTGAATTGCTGGAAAAGACCAGTTACCCGGAAGTCCCGCCCAGGGTGGAGTACCAGCTGACCGCTTTCGGGAACCGCTTCTCCAGCTTGCTGGACGAGATCGATCGGTTGCAGGCCGAACTGTAA
- a CDS encoding cation:proton antiporter gives MTQNLLHDLLLILAGGLLAGLVCRWLHVSVLIGYLLVGVLLGQGALSWVADGGHQLESFAEAGVFLLLFSIGLEFSLDDLKRLGGQLLIGGATQMTLVAFPLGMLLVYRDMQWQSAVMVASAIAFSSTVMVFKALSECGQSEQPHGVRAIGILLFQDAALVPLLLLVPLLTGDHSVAGAAEYLRLAVSSLLFVVAIGGLRYLLSHWLIPMFAGYRSPELVILFTIVSLGSVILAAHTLGLPPAVGAFAAGLIFNGNRWTKQIDSLVLPFRETFTAIFFVSLGLILDPHLWWEQPIWMAAMLLGVIVLKTLAASVALRLTGLSMRHAVGMGVGLAHVGEFAFVLVLLGVEAGVVFEADYQRVVSLAVGSLILTPPLLRAGLRLIDRQEPNDAAESPQDSRPTAAALATVIGAGPVGRQLASQLEIMGHDVCLIDFSPINLHPFALEGFRTISGDATEVKVLRVAKVAECQMVVVCVPNDESAIGTVRAVRKINPEAMLIVRCRYQGSVNKLTAAGADRVVSEETEVSTALLRALLP, from the coding sequence ATGACTCAAAACCTGCTGCACGATCTGCTGCTGATCCTGGCCGGTGGCTTGCTGGCCGGTCTCGTCTGCAGGTGGTTGCATGTATCCGTGTTGATCGGCTACCTGTTGGTCGGCGTGTTGCTGGGCCAGGGGGCGTTGAGTTGGGTGGCCGATGGCGGGCACCAGCTGGAATCGTTTGCCGAAGCGGGAGTGTTTCTGCTGCTGTTCTCCATCGGGTTGGAGTTCTCGCTGGACGACCTGAAACGACTGGGCGGCCAATTGCTGATCGGCGGCGCAACCCAAATGACATTGGTTGCCTTCCCCCTGGGAATGTTGTTGGTCTACCGTGACATGCAGTGGCAGTCGGCCGTAATGGTGGCCTCGGCGATCGCCTTCAGTTCTACGGTGATGGTTTTTAAAGCGCTGTCGGAATGCGGCCAGTCGGAGCAACCACACGGGGTGCGAGCGATCGGGATCTTGCTGTTTCAAGACGCCGCATTGGTGCCGTTGCTGTTGTTGGTGCCCCTGCTGACGGGCGACCATAGCGTGGCCGGTGCGGCCGAATATCTGCGTCTGGCGGTGTCGTCGCTGCTGTTTGTCGTTGCCATTGGTGGCTTGCGGTATTTGCTGTCGCATTGGCTGATTCCGATGTTCGCGGGTTATCGCAGCCCGGAGCTGGTGATTTTGTTCACGATCGTGTCGTTGGGCAGTGTGATCTTGGCCGCCCACACGCTTGGTTTGCCGCCGGCGGTAGGCGCGTTCGCAGCCGGTCTGATCTTCAACGGCAATCGGTGGACAAAGCAGATTGATTCGCTGGTGCTGCCATTTCGAGAAACCTTTACGGCCATCTTCTTCGTCAGTTTGGGATTGATCCTGGATCCCCACCTGTGGTGGGAACAACCCATTTGGATGGCCGCAATGTTGTTGGGCGTGATCGTCTTAAAGACATTGGCGGCAAGTGTGGCATTGCGTCTGACGGGACTGTCGATGCGGCACGCCGTGGGCATGGGCGTGGGTTTGGCGCACGTGGGCGAATTCGCGTTTGTGCTGGTTCTGCTGGGCGTCGAAGCGGGGGTGGTGTTTGAGGCCGACTACCAACGCGTGGTCTCGCTGGCCGTCGGTTCCTTGATCCTCACGCCGCCGCTGCTGCGTGCCGGACTGCGGTTGATCGATCGCCAAGAGCCCAACGATGCGGCCGAGTCGCCGCAGGATTCCCGGCCCACGGCAGCGGCTCTGGCCACCGTGATCGGCGCCGGACCGGTGGGACGCCAGCTGGCTTCGCAGCTGGAAATCATGGGGCACGATGTGTGTCTGATCGATTTCAGCCCGATTAATCTGCATCCCTTTGCCCTGGAAGGCTTCCGCACGATCAGCGGCGACGCCACCGAAGTCAAGGTGCTGCGAGTGGCCAAAGTAGCGGAATGCCAGATGGTCGTGGTCTGCGTTCCCAACGACGAATCGGCTATCGGCACCGTGCGAGCGGTACGCAAGATCAACCCCGAAGCGATGTTGATCGTCCGCTGCCGCTACCAAGGCTCGGTCAACAAGCTAACCGCCGCCGGAGCCGATCGGGTGGTCAGCGAAGAAACCGAGGTCTCGACCGCCCTGCTGCGGGCCCTGCTACCGTAA
- a CDS encoding DUF3124 domain-containing protein, with the protein MSDDVSESPESVARHLKLVVFIIVVVPIIVLAVFMELRFESLEEGLQFREPGGRDEARMELDSLPWQPLQGQVLYVPAYSHIYHQSGDPRLLTVTLSARNTDRDHEIVITSVRYYNTSGKQLRSMIDKPLRLGPLASTEFVIEQNDKSGGGGASFIVEWKAGQPVSEPVVESVMIDTSNTQGISFVRAATVLETTGPQPAPESN; encoded by the coding sequence ATGAGTGACGACGTATCGGAATCGCCGGAAAGTGTGGCTCGCCACCTGAAACTGGTCGTGTTTATCATCGTGGTCGTGCCAATCATAGTGCTGGCGGTGTTCATGGAGTTGCGGTTTGAATCGTTGGAAGAGGGCTTGCAGTTCCGCGAGCCCGGCGGTCGCGACGAAGCTCGTATGGAACTGGATTCGCTGCCCTGGCAACCGCTGCAGGGGCAAGTCCTGTACGTGCCGGCCTATTCGCACATCTACCACCAAAGTGGTGACCCGCGGCTGCTGACCGTTACGCTGAGCGCGCGGAATACGGACCGCGACCACGAAATCGTGATCACGTCGGTGCGTTACTACAACACCAGCGGCAAGCAGCTGCGATCGATGATCGATAAACCGCTGCGGTTGGGCCCGCTGGCCTCGACGGAGTTTGTGATCGAACAGAACGACAAATCCGGCGGCGGCGGCGCGAGTTTTATCGTCGAGTGGAAGGCCGGCCAGCCGGTCAGCGAACCGGTGGTGGAATCGGTAATGATCGACACCAGCAACACCCAAGGCATCTCCTTCGTACGCGCTGCCACGGTGCTGGAAACCACCGGTCCACAGCCGGCGCCCGAGAGCAATTAA
- a CDS encoding Uma2 family endonuclease — translation MSSAASYRPHYTLQDYRQWEGDWELWYGTAVAMTPSPFGRHGALVMRLGTALTNAIDDAKCDASVLAEVDWIVSENTVVRPDVTVVCGNPPVRHIESRPAVVVEVLSDATRERELSHKRSLYQDNQVPWYLIADPNDLFVQVLQLDDNNRYLPLPVGSSVEMTICNACKLSVDLSWLSR, via the coding sequence ATGAGTTCTGCCGCCAGTTATCGCCCCCACTACACGCTCCAGGATTACCGCCAATGGGAAGGTGATTGGGAACTCTGGTACGGTACGGCCGTCGCGATGACGCCAAGTCCGTTCGGCCGGCATGGCGCACTTGTGATGCGATTGGGCACCGCCTTGACGAACGCTATTGACGATGCGAAATGCGATGCTTCCGTGCTCGCCGAGGTTGACTGGATTGTCTCGGAGAATACGGTTGTACGCCCCGACGTGACAGTGGTCTGTGGCAATCCTCCGGTGAGGCATATCGAATCACGTCCAGCAGTAGTCGTTGAAGTCCTTTCCGATGCGACACGAGAACGCGAGTTGAGCCACAAACGCTCTCTCTACCAAGACAACCAAGTCCCCTGGTACCTGATTGCCGATCCCAACGATCTGTTCGTGCAAGTCCTTCAGTTGGACGACAACAACCGATACCTGCCGCTGCCTGTCGGCAGCAGCGTAGAGATGACGATATGCAACGCATGCAAGCTGAGCGTTGATTTGAGTTGGCTATCGCGATAG